Genomic DNA from Candidatus Dependentiae bacterium:
TGGGGCCAAGTTGGCGCGCAAGGTTGCACGAGTTCTACCGCTTGCGGTTATTAAGGGTGATTGAGTTTTTTTCTTGGGCCGCATTTACAGCTGAATTATTTCTTTTTCTTAGAAACTTTTTTAATTTTAGCTTTTTTGGCAACTTTTTCTTCTAGCGCTGGTATATCTTTTTGTTTTTTAAGTTCAGCTTCTATTTCTTCGATAGTAGGAAGTTTGCCCTTAAATTTTTTTGGTAATGATTCGACGAGCTTGGTTGTATAGTTTGCTATCCCAATTGGCTTATTCATGCCACTTAAAGCCCATTCTGCCATAACGTTATCTTTTGATTGGCAAAGTAGTAATCCAATTGTTGGTTGATCGCTTGGATGTTTTAACAGGTTATCAACCGCGGCTAAATACAAATTGATTTGAGCTAAATCTTTGGCTTCAAACTCTCTGGCTTTTAATTCAACAACTACAAAGCATCTAAGCTGCAAGTGGTAAAAAAGCATATCAACATACAGATCTTTTGTGCCAGCCATTAAGTGCTGCTGTCTACCAACAAAAGAAAATCCTTGCCCTAGTTCTAACAAGAATTTTTGTATGTGTGCCATGAGTCCATGTTCAATTTCTTGCTCCATTGCTTCTTTGCTCATGCTTAGAAAATCGAAGTTATACGGATCTTTAAGTGTTTGCTCGGCTAGATCTGAATTAGGTTTGGGTAAAGCAGCCTTAAAATTGGTTATAGCTTTGCCTTGTCGTTTATACAAATCAGATTCTATCCACATGGTGAGCACACTTCTACTCCAACCATTTTCAATTGATTGTTGAGCATACCAAAGTCTTTGTTCGTTTTTTTGCAGCTTTTCTAAAAGCACTGCATTATGCCCCCATGGAATGTTTAATAAGGGATTATGCTCTATTTGTCCCACAGCTGTGGGACAAATAGAATAAGCTTCATAAAATGCAATCATTCTGTATATATTAGTTCTTGAAAATCCTGTAATTCCAGGAAATGCTGTTCCAAGATCATGTGCAAATTTTTCTACGATTTTTGCACCCCAACCTTCTGATTGTGTTTTATCAGAAAGTACTTTTCCAATACGCCAATATAATAAGATAAGTTCTTTGGTAACTGACTGAGCAGCACGAAGTTGTGTTTGTAGGATATCTTCTTTTATATGTTCTAAAAATTGAACATAGTTTTTTAGAACTAGATTATCGCTCGATTTTATATTACTCTTTTTCTTCATATACATAGCCTTTATTTATGAATGCCACAGTGCCTGCAATTGCTTGTGGCATTCTCTTTTTTTAAACTATTTTTTTCATTTCATGTTATTGAGCAATAAGTAAAAAGTCTATTAAAATATAGCTCGTAGTATTGTCACAATAGAATTGACTGCAAATACACCAGACCAGAACGGGTGGTACTCTTCAGGTTTTTTGCACAACGATGCGGCGGTGCCACCAATGACGAGCAACAGTGCCCATTCGAGCGGCATGAGAATGCCACCAAGCACCATAATCGGACTTACTTTAAAATCTTTTAATATCGCGCCAAACAGTGCACCAAAAATCATGGCATAAAAATCAAAGTTCTGGAATTGTATCGTGAGTGCGCGTGTTTGACTGCGTTGCGCAATCAACGATGCTGATCCAAGACCAAGCTTGGTGATGAGCAACCAAAATATTACGCCGACTGATAATGCGCTCACCGTGAGGCCAAGCCATTGAAATTGTTTAATCTGTTTTGTGCTGACCGAACTCAACTGTCCTAACTTTCTACCAAATAATATATCCACGGCAACGCCACCACACACTTCCACAAAGGTTGAGATAAGCGTGAGTTGAATGTAATCGGGATTAAAAATAAACAGTGCTGGCATCATAACGAATGTTGCAAAGCGTGCTACCGGTGCAAGGCTCAATTCGCCACCGATCACCAGGAGTTGGTAGCTGCACAGCATGGTGAACGGAATCAAATAGAGTTGCAACATGAAACTAAATTTAAA
This window encodes:
- a CDS encoding PDDEXK nuclease domain-containing protein, which produces MKKKSNIKSSDNLVLKNYVQFLEHIKEDILQTQLRAAQSVTKELILLYWRIGKVLSDKTQSEGWGAKIVEKFAHDLGTAFPGITGFSRTNIYRMIAFYEAYSICPTAVGQIEHNPLLNIPWGHNAVLLEKLQKNEQRLWYAQQSIENGWSRSVLTMWIESDLYKRQGKAITNFKAALPKPNSDLAEQTLKDPYNFDFLSMSKEAMEQEIEHGLMAHIQKFLLELGQGFSFVGRQQHLMAGTKDLYVDMLFYHLQLRCFVVVELKAREFEAKDLAQINLYLAAVDNLLKHPSDQPTIGLLLCQSKDNVMAEWALSGMNKPIGIANYTTKLVESLPKKFKGKLPTIEEIEAELKKQKDIPALEEKVAKKAKIKKVSKKKK